One Triticum dicoccoides isolate Atlit2015 ecotype Zavitan chromosome 4B, WEW_v2.0, whole genome shotgun sequence genomic window carries:
- the LOC119290858 gene encoding probable mannose-1-phosphate guanylyltransferase 1, producing the protein MKALILVGGFGTRLRPLTLSVPKPLVDFANKPMILHQIEALKDVGVTEVVLAINYQPEVMLNFLKDFESKLGIKITCSQETEPMGTAGPLALARDKLDDGSGEPFFVLNSDVISEYPFAELIEFHKSHGGEATIMVTKVDEPSKYGVVVTEEETGKVERFVEKPKVFVGNKINAGIYLLSPSVLDRIELKPTSIEKEVFPRIAADKGLFAMVLPGFWMDIGQPRDYITGLRLYLESLRKRAPARLAAGAHVLGNVLVHETATIGEGCLIGPDVAVGPGCVVEAGVRLSRCTVMRGARVKKHACISGSIVGWHSTVGKWARVENMTILGEDVHVCDEVYSNGGVVLPHKEIKSSILKPEIVM; encoded by the exons ATGAAGGCCCTCATTCTTGTGGGAGGATTCGGCACCCGCCTGCGGCCGCTGACGCTCAGCGTGCCCAAGCCGCTCGTCGATTTCGCCAACAAGCCCATGATCCTGCATCAG ATCGAGGCTCTGAAAGATGTGGGAGTTACAGAAGTTGTCCTAGCCATCAATTACCAGCCAGAG GTCATGCTCAACTTTCTCAAGGACTTCGAGAGCAAGCTTGGCATCAAGATCACCTGCTCCCAGGAGACAGAGCCAATGGGAACCGCTGGACCGCTGGCCCTGGCCCGCGACAAGCTCGACGACGGATCCGGCGAGCCTTTCTTCGTCCTCAACAGTGACGTGATCAGCGAGTACCCGTTCGCAGAGCTCATCGAGTTCCACAAGTCCCATGGCGGCGAGGCCACGATCATGGTCACCAAG GTGGACGAGCCTTCCAAGTACGGCGTGGTGGTGACGGAGGAGGAGACCGGGAAGGTGGAGCGGTTCGTGGAGAAGCCCAAGGTGTTCGTGGGCAACAAGATCAACGCCGGCATCTACCTGCTGAGCCCGTCCGTGCTGGACCGCATCGAGCTGAAGCCGACGTCCATCGAGAAGGAGGTGTTCCCGCGCATCGCCGCCGACAAGGGCCTGTTCGCCATGGTGCTGCCGGGGTTCTGGATGGACATCGGGCAGCCGAGGGACTACATCACGGGGCTGAGGCTCTACCTGGAGTCCCTGAggaagagggcgccggcgaggctgGCGGCGGGCGCGCACGTGCTGGGCAACGTGCTGGTACACGAGACGGCGACGATCGGGGAGGGGTGCCTGATCGGGCCGGACGTGGCCGTCGGCCCCGGGTGCGTGGTGGAGGCCGGGGTGCGGCTGTCGAGGTGCACCGTGATGCGGGGCGCCCGCGTGAAGAAGCACGCGTGCATCTCCGGCAGCATCGTGGGGTGGCACTCGACGGTGGGCAAGTGGGCGCGCGTGGAGAACATGACCATCCTCGGCGAGGACGTGCACGTCTGCGACGAGGTGTACAGCAACGGCGGCGTCGTGCTCCCGCACAAGGAGATCAAGTCCAGCATCCTCAAGCCCGAGATCGTCATGTGA